One genomic segment of Arthrobacter sp. zg-Y1110 includes these proteins:
- the prcB gene encoding proteasome subunit beta, with protein sequence MAPRDPAASIHQAPSSSFTDHLALHRPELLPSSRSLGPASHGSAGELAPQATTIVSLTYAGGVLMAGDRRATMGNMIASRHIKKVFPADTYSVLGIAGTAGLALDMIRLFQVELEHYEKIEGTPMSLDGKSNRLAAMVRSNLPLALQGLAVVPLFAGFDTQRRTGRLFSYDVTGGRYEEYEHHSVGSGSVFARGALKKLWQPNLDEEDAVRVAVESLYDAADDDSATGGPDMVRRLWPVVYVVNSAGNREIPERELQELSRELIARRTAAGLEA encoded by the coding sequence ATGGCCCCCCGGGACCCCGCCGCCTCCATCCATCAAGCCCCGTCCTCTTCCTTTACCGACCATCTTGCCCTCCACCGCCCCGAGCTGCTGCCGTCCTCCCGGTCCCTGGGACCGGCGTCGCACGGTTCCGCGGGGGAGCTGGCCCCGCAGGCCACCACCATCGTTTCCCTCACCTACGCAGGGGGAGTCCTGATGGCAGGGGACCGGCGGGCCACGATGGGCAACATGATCGCCAGCCGGCACATCAAGAAAGTCTTCCCGGCGGACACCTACTCCGTGCTGGGGATCGCCGGTACGGCAGGGCTCGCCCTGGACATGATCCGGCTGTTCCAGGTGGAACTGGAGCACTACGAGAAGATCGAGGGAACACCCATGAGCCTGGACGGCAAGTCCAACCGGCTCGCGGCCATGGTGCGCTCCAACCTTCCGCTGGCGCTGCAGGGACTGGCCGTTGTCCCGCTCTTTGCCGGGTTCGACACCCAGCGGCGGACCGGCCGGCTCTTTTCCTATGACGTCACCGGCGGCCGGTACGAGGAATACGAGCACCACAGCGTCGGCTCCGGGTCGGTGTTCGCACGCGGCGCCCTGAAGAAACTCTGGCAGCCGAACCTCGACGAGGAGGATGCGGTCCGGGTGGCCGTGGAGTCCCTCTACGACGCCGCCGACGACGATTCGGCCACCGGCGGCCCGGACATGGTCCGGCGCCTGTGGCCGGTGGTCTACGTCGTCAACAGTGCCGGCAACCGGGAGATCCCCGAACGGGAACTGCAGGAACTCTCCCGTGAACTCATCGCAAGGCGCACCGCTGCCGGACTGGAGGCGTAG
- the prcA gene encoding proteasome subunit alpha: MTQQFYVSPEQLMKDRADFARKGIARGRSVVVLTCREGIALVAENPSPSLHKLSEIYDRIGFAAVGKYNEFESLRQAGIRFADVRGYSYSRDDVSARGLASVYAQSLGSVFTTEGKPFEVELAVAEVGEDPYSDRLYRLNFDGSIADESNYTVMGGQAEIVNEALSRSWNQDADFGSAIRTAVQALSATRTANGPGNGQAPEPLGAGLLEVAVLDRDPLSTRGTVRAFRRINTVELDRLLSSAEGD; encoded by the coding sequence GTGACCCAGCAGTTCTACGTCTCGCCCGAACAACTGATGAAGGACCGGGCGGACTTCGCCCGGAAAGGCATTGCCCGGGGACGCTCGGTAGTGGTCCTGACCTGCAGGGAAGGTATTGCCCTGGTGGCGGAGAACCCTTCACCGTCCCTCCATAAGCTCAGCGAAATCTATGACCGGATCGGCTTCGCCGCCGTCGGCAAGTACAACGAATTCGAGTCCCTGCGCCAAGCGGGCATCCGGTTCGCGGATGTGCGCGGCTACTCCTATTCCCGCGACGACGTCTCCGCGCGCGGGTTGGCCAGTGTCTACGCGCAGAGCCTCGGCTCGGTTTTCACCACTGAGGGAAAGCCGTTCGAAGTGGAGCTGGCCGTCGCCGAGGTAGGGGAGGATCCGTATTCGGACCGCCTGTACCGCCTGAACTTCGACGGCTCTATCGCGGATGAAAGCAATTACACGGTGATGGGCGGACAGGCCGAGATCGTCAATGAAGCCCTCAGCCGGTCATGGAACCAGGACGCGGATTTCGGCTCCGCCATCCGGACGGCCGTTCAGGCGCTTTCCGCCACCCGCACAGCCAATGGTCCGGGCAACGGGCAGGCACCCGAACCGCTGGGCGCCGGCCTGCTGGAGGTCGCCGTCCTGGACCGGGACCCGCTTTCCACCCGCGGCACCGTCAGGGCGTTCCGCAGGATAAACACCGTTGAGCTGGACCGTCTGTTGTCCAGCGCGGAAGGAGACTGA
- a CDS encoding ubiquitin-like protein Pup, whose product MATQDRKNTGTHPVEEEETEAVPPPAAEAEASTETEGVDDLLDEIDGVLESNAEEFVRGFIQKGGQ is encoded by the coding sequence ATGGCAACCCAGGACCGCAAAAACACCGGAACGCATCCCGTCGAAGAAGAAGAGACCGAGGCCGTCCCGCCCCCCGCAGCCGAAGCGGAAGCTTCCACCGAGACTGAAGGCGTGGACGACCTGCTGGACGAGATCGACGGCGTGCTGGAGAGCAACGCCGAAGAGTTCGTCCGCGGCTTCATCCAGAAGGGCGGTCAGTAG
- the pafA gene encoding Pup--protein ligase: MDRRIYGVETEFGIAYSGPDSRPLSPEEVARYLFRKVVSWGRSSNVFLTNGSRLYLDVGSHPEYATAECDDLAQLVAHDRAGELILEDLVEEAEDRLKAEGFNGSVYLFKNNTDSAGNSYGSHENYLIPRRLEFSRLADVLIPFLVTRQLLVGAGKVLKTQSGSLFAFSQRADHIWEGVSSATTRSRPIINTRDEPHADAEHYRRLHVIAGDSNMSETTMLLKAGSVDLMLRMIEAGVLMRDLRLENPIRSIRETSHDLSGRQPLKLANGSTMSPLDLQRIYLQRVQDFVAANGEHNRHVGRIIDLWTRTLDAVESGDHSGIDTEIDWAIKKKLVDRVAERHGLEMSSPRLAQVDLTYHDISRRRGLFYLLQSRGETARVVEDSDIKEAVDQPPQTTRAKLRGDFVRRAKNANRDFTVDWVHLKLNDRAQQTVLCKDPFASVDERVEALLSTL, from the coding sequence ATGGACCGCAGGATCTATGGAGTGGAAACGGAATTCGGCATCGCCTATTCCGGCCCCGATTCGCGTCCCCTTTCCCCGGAGGAAGTGGCCCGCTACCTCTTCCGCAAGGTCGTCAGCTGGGGCCGCTCATCAAATGTTTTCCTGACCAACGGCTCACGCCTCTACCTCGACGTCGGCTCGCACCCGGAGTACGCCACCGCGGAGTGCGACGACCTGGCGCAGCTGGTGGCCCATGACCGTGCCGGCGAGCTGATCCTGGAAGACCTGGTGGAGGAGGCGGAGGACCGGCTGAAAGCCGAAGGCTTCAACGGCAGCGTCTACCTCTTCAAAAACAACACCGACTCCGCCGGCAACTCCTACGGCAGCCACGAAAACTACCTCATTCCGCGCCGGCTCGAATTTTCCCGGCTGGCGGATGTCCTCATTCCGTTCCTGGTCACCCGCCAGCTGCTGGTCGGTGCCGGCAAGGTGCTCAAGACCCAGTCCGGTTCCCTCTTCGCATTTTCCCAGCGGGCAGACCACATCTGGGAAGGCGTCTCCTCTGCGACCACCCGGTCCCGGCCCATCATCAACACACGGGATGAGCCGCACGCCGACGCCGAACACTACCGCCGGCTGCACGTGATAGCCGGAGATTCGAACATGTCCGAGACGACCATGCTCCTCAAGGCCGGGTCTGTCGACCTGATGCTGCGGATGATCGAGGCCGGCGTACTGATGCGGGACCTGCGCCTGGAGAACCCGATCCGCAGCATCCGGGAAACGTCGCATGACCTCTCCGGCCGTCAGCCGCTGAAACTGGCCAACGGTTCCACGATGTCGCCGCTGGACCTGCAGCGCATCTACCTCCAGCGCGTCCAGGACTTCGTCGCAGCCAACGGTGAGCACAACCGGCATGTCGGACGGATCATCGATCTGTGGACACGCACGCTGGACGCCGTCGAGTCCGGCGACCACTCCGGGATCGACACGGAAATCGACTGGGCCATCAAGAAAAAACTGGTGGACCGGGTGGCAGAGCGGCACGGACTCGAGATGTCTTCCCCGCGCCTGGCCCAGGTCGACCTGACCTATCACGACATATCGCGGCGCCGCGGATTGTTCTACCTGCTGCAGTCCCGCGGCGAAACGGCCCGCGTGGTGGAGGACAGCGATATCAAGGAAGCCGTGGACCAGCCGCCGCAGACCACCCGTGCCAAGCTGCGCGGCGACTTCGTCCGCCGTGCCAAGAATGCCAACCGCGACTTCACGGTGGACTGGGTGCACCTCAAGCTCAATGACCGGGCCCAGCAGACGGTGCTGTGCAAGGACCCTTTCGCGTCCGTCGATGAACGGGTCGAGGCGCTGCTTTCCACTCTCTGA